From Meiothermus sp., a single genomic window includes:
- the dnaN gene encoding DNA polymerase III subunit beta yields MEVRIPKRTLAEGLSLLERVIPSRSSNPILTYLPIELSEHGLILRGTNGEVDLEVKLPAEIQGSGQVLVPAQTFSQIVRSAPGELVELIFETGERLGLHSGAFNTQLSVTNPDGYPELAFATPGPEKIAAARLAQALTRVRYAASTEEYRAIFRGVQLEMSPQGLRAVASDGYRLARYDLPMELSTRKLVIPAKSADEIVRVFKDAPGEVAFAVGEGTLTLVGENLRMAVKLMEGEFPDYARVIPQSFVLEATLPAEALRESLKRVAVLSDRNNHRVNLLFEGGKLTINAEGDYGQGREELGTQASGEPQLMVAYNAQYLIEALAPIEGAVRIRLSGPTSPSVVQAVEDTGYLAVVVPLRV; encoded by the coding sequence CTCTCCCTCCTCGAGCGGGTCATTCCCAGCCGTAGCTCCAACCCCATCCTGACCTATTTACCCATCGAACTCTCGGAGCATGGCCTCATCCTGCGGGGTACCAATGGCGAGGTAGACCTCGAGGTCAAGCTACCCGCTGAAATCCAGGGTTCAGGCCAGGTGCTGGTGCCGGCTCAGACCTTCTCCCAGATCGTGCGCAGTGCTCCTGGGGAACTGGTCGAGCTGATTTTTGAAACGGGGGAACGCCTCGGGTTGCACTCGGGCGCCTTCAACACCCAGCTTTCCGTCACCAATCCCGACGGCTACCCGGAGCTGGCTTTTGCAACCCCTGGGCCCGAGAAGATCGCCGCCGCACGCCTGGCCCAGGCCCTTACCCGCGTGCGCTACGCGGCCAGCACCGAGGAGTACCGGGCTATCTTCCGGGGGGTGCAGCTCGAGATGTCCCCCCAGGGCCTGCGGGCTGTGGCCTCCGATGGCTACCGCCTGGCCCGCTACGACCTGCCTATGGAGCTTTCGACCCGTAAACTGGTCATCCCGGCCAAAAGCGCCGACGAGATTGTGCGGGTCTTTAAGGATGCCCCGGGCGAGGTGGCCTTTGCGGTGGGCGAGGGCACCCTGACCCTGGTAGGAGAGAACCTGCGCATGGCGGTCAAGCTGATGGAAGGCGAGTTTCCCGACTATGCCCGGGTGATCCCGCAAAGTTTTGTGCTGGAAGCCACCCTGCCCGCCGAGGCCCTGCGTGAGAGTCTCAAGCGGGTGGCGGTGCTCTCGGATCGCAACAACCACCGGGTTAATCTCCTCTTTGAGGGCGGCAAGCTGACCATTAATGCCGAGGGCGATTATGGACAGGGGCGGGAAGAGCTTGGCACCCAGGCCTCGGGTGAACCCCAGCTCATGGTGGCCTACAACGCGCAGTATTTGATTGAGGCCCTGGCCCCCATCGAGGGCGCGGTGCGCATCCGGCTTTCGGGCCCCACCAGCCCCAGCGTGGTGCAGGCCGTCGAGGATACCGGCTATCTTGCGGTGGTAGTTCCCCTGCGGGTTTGA